The Megalobrama amblycephala isolate DHTTF-2021 linkage group LG7, ASM1881202v1, whole genome shotgun sequence genome window below encodes:
- the anxa5b gene encoding annexin A5b, whose translation MAGRGTVKPHSGFNANNDAEVLYKAMKGLGTDEDAILQLLTARSNAQRQEIKAAFKTLHGKDLVDNLKSELGGKFESLIVALMTPPIMFEVTCLRDAIKGAGTDEKVLIEILASRSANEINEIKSLYKREHNDDLEEDVTGDTAGHFKRMLVVLLQASRQQGIQEGLIQSDAQALFAAGEQKYGTDEGQFITILGNRSSAHLRRVFEEYRKLSGFEIEESIQRETSGTLQEVLLAVVKCARSVPGYFAESLYGAMKGAGTDDQTLIRIMVSRSEVDMLDIRAEFRKKFATSLHKMIQGDTSGDYRKALLLLCGGDDA comes from the exons ATG GCTGGCAGAGGAACAGTGAAACCCCACAGTGGATTCAATGCTAATAATGATGCTGAGGTTCTCTACAAGGCCATGAAGGGACTCG GCACCGATGAGGATGCTATTCTCCAGCTGTTGACAGCACGCAGTAATGCACAGCGCCAAGAAATCAAAGCTGCTTTCAAAACCCTGCATGGAAAG GATTTAGTGGATAATTTGAAGTCGGAGCTTGGTGGGAAGTTTGAGTCTCTGATAGTAGCTCTGATGACTCCTCCCATCATGTTTGAGGTCACATGTCTGCGGGATGCTATCAAA GGAGCAGGCACAGATGAGAAAGTGTTGATTGAGATCTTGGCATCTAGATCAGCCAATGAAATCAACGAGATCAAAAGTTTATATAAGCGAG AGCATAATGATGACCTGGAGGAAGATGTGACTGGTGACACTGCAGGTCATTTCAAGAGGATGCTGGTTGTTTTGTTACAA GCCAGCAGACAACAGGGTATACAAGAGGGCCTCATCCAAAGTGATGCTCAG GCTCTGTTTGCTGCAGGAGAACAGAAGTATGGAACTGATGAAGGTCAATTCATCACTATACTGGGAAACCGTAGTAGTGCTCACCTTAGGAGAG TGTTTGAGGAGTATAGGAAGCTCTCAGGGTTTGAGATAGAGGAGAGCATCCAGAGAGAAACCTCAGGAACCCTTCAAGAAGTACTGCTGGCTGTGg TGAAGTGTGCCCGCAGTGTACCAGGTTATTTTGCGGAGAGCCTTTACGGTGCCATGAAG GGGGCAGGCACCGATGACCAGACATTGATTAGGATCATGGTTTCTCGCAGTGAGGTGGACATGCTGGATATACGTGCTGAATTCCGCAAGAAGTTTGCAACATCTCTGCACAAAATGATTCAG GGTGATACCTCAGGTGACTACCGTAAAGCCCTGCTGCTGCTGTGCGGTGGGGATGATGCATAA
- the uchl1 gene encoding ubiquitin carboxyl-terminal hydrolase isozyme L1, whose amino-acid sequence MEWKPMEINPEMLNKVLSKLGVGSSWRFVDVLGLEDESLSGVPSPCCAMMLLFPLTQQHEEFRSKQSFEDTKGVYFLKQTVVNSCGTVGLVHAVANNQDCIDFDNNSALKKFLEATSGMSAAERAKELEQNKDIQETHDAVANEGECRPEADEVNFHFITFVNVNGQLYELDGRIDGPVGHGPTKPESFVMDAARVCREFTEREKGEVRFSAVALCKA is encoded by the exons ATGGAGTGGAAACCGATGGAAATAAACCCGGAG ATGCTGAATAAG GTATTGAGTAAATTGGGTGTGGGCTCGAGTTGGCGTTTTGTGGATGTTTTGGGTCTGGAGGATGAGTCTTTGTCTGGGGTGCCCTCACCCTGCTGTGCCATGATGCTGCTCTTCCCTTTAACGCAACAG CATGAGGAATTTCGTTCCAAACAGTCTTTTGAAGACACTAAAGGGGTTTATTTTCTGAAACAAACTGTGGTCAACTCCTGTGGAACTGTGGGATTGGTACATGCTGTGGCGAACAACCAGGACTGTATTGATTTTG ACAACAACTCTGCACTGAAGAAGTTTCTGGAAGCCACCTCAGGGATGTCTGCTGCAGAAAGAGCCAAAGAACTTGAACAAAATAAG GACATCCAGGAAACTCATGATGCGGTTGCTAATGAAGGAGAATGTCGG CCAGAGGCAGACGAAGTCAACTTCCATTTCATTACATTTGTCAATGTAAATGGTCAGCTTTATGAGCTGG ATGGCAGAATTGATGGACCTGTGGGTCATGGACCTACAAAACCAGAAAGCTTCGTCATG GATGCGGCAAGGGTGTGCCGTGAGTTTACAGAGCGGGAGAAAGGGGAGGTGCGTTTCTCTGCTGTGGCTCTCTGCAAAGCCTGA